In Cervus elaphus chromosome 24, mCerEla1.1, whole genome shotgun sequence, a single genomic region encodes these proteins:
- the DAG1 gene encoding dystroglycan has protein sequence MRMSVGPALLLPLWGRTFLLLLSVAVTQSHWPSEPSEAVRDWENQLEASMHSVLSDLHEAVPTVVGIPDGTAVVGRSFRVTIPTDLIASNGEVIKVSAAGKEALPSWLHWDPQSHTLEGLPLDTDKGVHYISVSAARLEANGSHVPQTSSVFSIEVYPEDHSEPQSVRAASPDPGEVVSSVCAADEPVTVLTVILDADLTKMTPKQRIDLLHRMRGFSEVELHNMKLVPVVNNRLFDMSAFMAGPGNAKKVVENGALLSWKLGCALNQNSVPDIRGVEVPAREGAMSAQLGYPVVGWHIANKKPPLPKRIRRQIHATPTPVTAIGPPTTAIQEPPSRIVPTPTSPAIAPPTETMAPPVRDPVPGRPTVTIRTRGAIIQTPTLGPIQPTRVSEAGTTVPGQIRPTMTIPGYVEPTAVITPPTTTTKKPRVSTPRPATPSTDSSTTTTRRPTKKPRTPRPVPRGTTKAPITRLETASPPTRIRTTTSGVPHGGEPNQRPELKNHIDRVDAWVGTYFEVKIPSDTFYDNEDTTTDKLKLTLKLREQQLVGEKSWVQFNSNSQLMYGLPDSSHVGKHEYFMHATDKGGLSAVDAFEIHVHKRPQGDKAPARFKAKLTGDPAAVTNDIHKKIALVKKLAFAFGDRNCSTITLQNITRGSIVVEWTNNTLPLEPCPKEQITALSRRIAEDDGKPRAAFANALEPDFQAMSIAVTGSGSCRHLQFVPVAPPRRVPSEAPATEVPDRDPEKSSEDDVYLHTVIPAVVVAAILLIAGIIAMICYRKKRKGKLTLEDQATFIKKGVPIIFADELDDSKPPPSSSMPLILQEEKAPLPPPEYPNQSVPETTPLNQDTVGEYAPLRDEDPSAPPYQPPPPFTAPMEGKGSRPKNMTPYRSPPPYVPP, from the exons ATGAGGATGTCTGTGGGCCCGGCGCTGTTGCTTCCCCTCTGGGGGAGGACCTTTCTCCTTCTGTTGTCTGTGGCTGTGACTCAGTCCCACTGGCCCAGTGAACCTTCGGAGGCCGTCAGGGACTGGGAGAACCAGCTCGAAGCGTCCATGCACTCAGTGCTCTCAGACCTCCACGAGGCTGTTCCCACGGTGGTTGGCATTCCTGATGGCACGGCCGTCGTTGGACGCTCATTTCGAGTGACCATTCCAACAGATTTAATTGCCTCCAATGGAGAAGTCATCAAG GTATCAGCCGCGGGGAAGGAGGCCTTACCGTCCTGGCTGCACTGGGACCCGCAGAGCCACACCCTGGAGGGTCTCCCCCTCGACACCGATAAGGGGGTGCATTACATTTCAGTCAGCGCTGCACGACTGGAGGCCAACGGGAGCCACGTCCCCCAGACTTCCAGCGTGTTCTCTATCGAGGTCTACCCTGAAGACCACAGCGAGCCGCAGTCGGTGAGGGCGGCCTCACCGGACCCCGGCGAGGTGGTGTCCTCGGTCTGTGCTGCCGATGAGCCCGTGACCGTCCTGACAGTCATTCTGGATGCTGACCTCACCAAGATGACCCCAAAGCAAAGGATCGACCTGCTGCACCGGATGCGGGGCTTCTCTGAAGTGGAGCTGCACAACATGAAGCTGGTGCCCGTGGTGAACAACAGGCTGTTTGACATGTCAGCTTTCATGGCAGGCCCAGGCAATGCAAAGAAGGTGGTGGAGAACGGGGCCCTGCTCTCCTGGAAGCTGGGCTGCGCCCTGAACCAGAATAGTGTGCCTGACATTCGTGGCGTGGAGGTCCCTGCCAGGGAGGGTGCCATGTCTGCCCAGCTCGGGTACCCCGTGGTGGGCTGGCACATCGCCAACAAGAAACCCCCTCTCCCCAAACGCATCCGGAGGCAGATCCATGCCACACCCACGCCTGTCACGGCCATTGGGCCCCCCACCACGGCCATCCAAGAGCCACCGTCCAGAATTGTGCCCACCCCCACGTCTCCAGCCATTGCTCCTCCAACTGAGACCATGGCTCCTCCGGTCAGGGACCCTGTTCCTGGGAGGCCCACAGTCACCATTCGGACTCGAGGTGCCATTATTCAGACCCCAACCCTTGGCCCCATACAGCCTACTCGGGTGTCAGAAGCTGGCACCACAGTTCCTGGCCAGATCCGCCCAACAATGACCATTCCTGGCTACGTGGAGCCCACGGCAGTCATCACCCCTCCCACGACAACCACCAAGAAGCCACGAGTGTCTACACCCAGACCGGCCACACCTTCTACTgactcctccaccaccaccactcgAAGGCCGACCAAGAAGCCGCGGACACCCCGACCGGTGCCCCGGGGCACCACCAAGGCGCCCATCACCAGACTGGAAACCGCCTCCCCGCCGACGCGCATCCGCACCACCACCAGCGGGGTGCCCCACGGAGGGGAGCCCAACCAGCGCCCGGAGCTCAAGAACCACATCGACAGGGTGGACGCCTGGGTCGGCACCTACTTTGAGGTGAAGATCCCATCGGACACCTTCTACGACAATGAGGACACCACCACTGATAAGCTGAAGCTGACCCTGAAGCTTCGGGAGCAGCAGCTGGTAGGCGAGAAGTCGTGGGTGCAGTTCAACAGCAACAGCCAGCTCATGTATGGCCTGCCAGACAGCAGCCACGTGGGCAAGCACGAGTACTTCATGCACGCCACGGACAAGGGGGGCCTGTCGGCGGTGGACGCCTTTGAGATCCATGTCCACAAGCGCCCGCAAGGGGACAAGGCTCCTGCACGCTTCAAGGCCAAGTTGACAGGTGACCCCGCAGCCGTGACGAACGACATTCACAAGAAGATTGCCCTGGTGAAGAAGCTGGCCTTTGCCTTTGGGGACCGCAACTGCAGCACCATTACCCTGCAGAATATCACCCGGGGCTCCATCGTGGTGGAGTGGACCAACAATACCCTGCCCCTGGAGCCCTGCCCCAAGGAGCAGATCACGGCGCTGAGCCGGAGGATCGCCGAGGATGACGGGAAGCCTCGAGCTGCCTTCGCCAACGCACTGGAGCCCGACTTTCAGGCCATGAGCATCGCAGTGACGGGTTCCGGCAGCTGCCGGCATCTCCAGTTTGTCCCAGTGGCGCCACCCAGGAGGGTGCCCTCAGAGGCACCAGCCACGGAGGTGCCAGACCGGGACCCTGAGAAGAGCAGCGAGGACGACGTGTACTTGCACACGGTCATCCCAGCCGTGGTGGTGGCGGCCATCCTGCTCATCGCAGGCATCATTGCCATGATCTGCTACCGCAAGAAGCGGAAGGGCAAGCTCACCCTGGAGGACCAagccaccttcatcaagaagggGGTGCCCATCATCTTTGCGGACGAGCTGGATGACTCCAAGCCCCCGCCCTCCTCCAGCATGCCGCTGATCCTGCAGGAGGAgaaagcccccctcccccctcccgaGTACCCCAACCAGAGCGTGCCCGAGACCACTCCCCTGAACCAGGACACCGTGGGAGAGTACGCGCCCCTGCGGGATGAGGATCCCAGCGCGCCGCCCTACCAGCCCCCGCCGCCCTTCACAGCCCCCATGGAGGGCAAGGGCTCCCGGCCCAAGAACATGACCCCCTACCGGTCGCCCCCTCCCTACGTGCCCCCTTAA